In Oryzihumus leptocrescens, the following are encoded in one genomic region:
- a CDS encoding SGNH/GDSL hydrolase family protein has translation MSDPDPERDNAYIGWADRLAAHLALEARRQEQGFGYANLAVRGRLLDDIVGRQLDEALALEPDLVSIVGGGNDILRPRADIDGLAARLEDAVARIRATGADVLMATPVDPREAPLVRMTRGRAATYVAHIWSIARRHEAFVIDQWGMHALRDWRLWASDRIHMTTEGHRRVALNAFTTLGFEPDDTEWATPLPPAPPIGRAESFRENVRWAREYVAPWVQRRLRGQSSGDALTAKRPTITPFEG, from the coding sequence ATGAGCGACCCCGACCCCGAGCGCGACAACGCCTACATCGGGTGGGCCGACCGGCTCGCCGCCCATCTGGCGCTGGAGGCCCGCAGGCAGGAGCAGGGCTTCGGCTACGCCAACCTCGCGGTGCGCGGGCGCCTGCTCGACGACATCGTCGGGCGGCAGCTGGACGAGGCGCTGGCCCTGGAGCCCGACCTGGTCAGCATCGTCGGCGGCGGCAACGACATCCTGCGCCCGCGAGCGGACATCGACGGCCTCGCCGCGCGGCTGGAGGACGCGGTCGCGCGGATCCGGGCCACCGGCGCGGACGTGCTCATGGCCACGCCGGTGGACCCGCGTGAGGCGCCCCTGGTCAGGATGACCCGGGGACGGGCGGCCACCTACGTCGCGCACATCTGGTCGATCGCGCGGCGGCACGAGGCGTTCGTCATCGACCAGTGGGGCATGCACGCGCTGCGGGACTGGCGGCTGTGGGCCTCCGACCGGATCCACATGACCACCGAGGGGCACCGCCGGGTGGCCCTCAACGCGTTCACCACGCTGGGCTTCGAGCCGGACGACACCGAGTGGGCCACCCCGCTGCCGCCGGCCCCGCCGATCGGCCGGGCCGAGTCCTTCCGTGAGAACGTGCGGTGGGCCCGGGAGTACGTCGCCCCCTGGGTGCAGCGCCGGCTGCGCGGGCAGTCCTCAGGAGACGCCCTCACCGCCAAGCGGCCGACCATCACTCCGTTCGAGGGCTGA
- a CDS encoding DUF421 domain-containing protein, with product MAGSALIGGVVLASGQSSMWQDMFTFEIPPAEKVIRTVVVYLFIGVLIRVAGKRMMAQLNSFDLVVVLLLSNVVQNAIIGPDNSLIGGLLGAAVLVLFNALMDRVALMGPRSTWLFQGSPTVLVTHGKVDEKAVHRIGLRDHEIMSALHHQGADGPNEVRKASLEPGGTWNIELMRDEQAASLGDLRQAVVDLQRHIDARLSALERSDGRPLGGEGVS from the coding sequence GTGGCTGGCAGTGCACTCATCGGTGGGGTCGTCCTGGCCTCGGGACAGAGCTCGATGTGGCAGGACATGTTCACGTTCGAGATCCCGCCGGCGGAGAAGGTCATCCGGACCGTCGTGGTCTACCTGTTCATCGGCGTGCTGATCCGGGTGGCCGGCAAGCGGATGATGGCCCAGCTCAACTCCTTCGACCTGGTGGTCGTGCTGCTGCTGAGCAACGTGGTCCAGAACGCCATCATCGGCCCGGACAACTCCCTCATCGGCGGGTTGCTCGGCGCGGCGGTGCTGGTGCTGTTCAACGCCCTCATGGACCGGGTCGCGCTGATGGGTCCACGCTCGACGTGGCTGTTCCAGGGCAGCCCGACCGTGCTCGTCACCCACGGCAAGGTGGACGAGAAGGCCGTGCACCGCATCGGGCTGCGCGACCACGAGATCATGAGCGCCCTGCACCACCAGGGCGCTGATGGCCCCAACGAGGTGCGCAAGGCGTCCCTGGAGCCGGGCGGCACGTGGAACATCGAGCTGATGCGCGACGAGCAGGCGGCCAGCCTCGGCGACCTGCGGCAGGCCGTCGTCGACCTGCAGCGCCACATCGACGCCCGGCTGTCAGCCCTCGAACGGAGTGATGGTCGGCCGCTTGGCGGTGAGGGCGTCTCCTGA
- a CDS encoding MarR family winged helix-turn-helix transcriptional regulator: MARLTDSVDQHVERWLPALPQLDAEVEGVITRMQRLLWLLKRSKVQAWARQGVTAADVQTVHTLLACELSGVEATPALLAEKSQMTRAGMTSRLDRLETAGHLTRHPDPEDRRRVIVRLTPAGRAMWEAALEVGIRLEAELLDHLTPHQRTQLNQLLRALLSGVEARPD; the protein is encoded by the coding sequence CTCACCGACTCGGTCGACCAGCACGTCGAGCGCTGGCTCCCGGCGCTGCCGCAGCTCGACGCCGAGGTCGAGGGGGTCATCACTCGGATGCAGCGGCTGCTGTGGCTGCTCAAGCGGAGCAAGGTCCAGGCCTGGGCCAGGCAGGGCGTGACGGCCGCCGACGTCCAGACCGTGCACACCCTCCTCGCCTGCGAGCTCTCCGGGGTGGAGGCCACCCCCGCCCTGCTGGCGGAGAAGTCCCAGATGACCCGGGCCGGCATGACCAGCCGCCTGGACCGGCTGGAGACGGCGGGGCACCTGACCCGGCACCCGGACCCCGAGGACCGCCGCCGGGTCATCGTCCGCCTCACCCCGGCGGGCCGGGCGATGTGGGAGGCGGCCCTCGAGGTCGGCATCCGGCTCGAGGCCGAGCTGCTCGACCACCTCACCCCGCACCAGCGCACCCAGCTGAACCAGCTCCTGCGCGCACTGCTCTCCGGCGTGGAGGCGCGACCGGACTGA
- a CDS encoding uracil-DNA glycosylase has product MPVAKPLTELVHPTWAEALQPVSAEVTRLGDFLRAEVASGRGYLPAGEHVLRAFSRPLDDVKVLIVGQDPYPTPGHAVGLSFSVAPEVRPVPRSLQNIYAEMGTDLGLPTPSNGDLSPWADQGVLLLNRVLTVRPGAAGSHRGKGWEAVTAQAIQALVERGGPLVAILWGRDARNLGPSLGQVPRIESAHPSPLSARGGFFGSRPFSRANELLAAQGAGPVDWRLP; this is encoded by the coding sequence GTGCCCGTCGCCAAGCCCCTGACCGAGCTGGTCCACCCCACCTGGGCCGAGGCGCTGCAGCCCGTCTCCGCGGAGGTGACCCGGCTGGGCGACTTCCTCCGTGCGGAGGTGGCCTCCGGCCGCGGATACCTGCCGGCCGGCGAGCACGTGCTGCGCGCCTTCAGCCGCCCGCTCGACGACGTCAAGGTGCTCATCGTGGGCCAGGACCCCTACCCCACGCCCGGGCACGCGGTCGGCCTGTCCTTCTCGGTGGCCCCCGAGGTGCGGCCGGTGCCGCGCAGCCTGCAGAACATCTACGCCGAGATGGGCACCGACCTCGGCCTGCCGACCCCGTCCAACGGCGACCTCTCCCCCTGGGCCGACCAGGGGGTGCTGCTGCTCAACCGGGTGCTGACCGTGCGCCCCGGTGCCGCGGGCAGCCACCGCGGCAAGGGATGGGAGGCCGTGACCGCCCAGGCGATCCAGGCGCTGGTCGAGCGCGGCGGTCCGCTCGTGGCGATCCTGTGGGGACGCGACGCGCGCAACCTGGGCCCCTCGCTCGGGCAGGTGCCGCGGATCGAGAGCGCCCACCCTTCGCCCCTCTCGGCCCGGGGCGGGTTCTTCGGGTCGCGGCCCTTCAGCCGCGCCAACGAGCTGCTCGCCGCCCAGGGCGCCGGGCCCGTCGACTGGAGGCTTCCGTGA
- a CDS encoding MBL fold metallo-hydrolase, translated as MGTDWVEVGDRCWVRRYSPWDVSSGVVAGDDGLLVIDTRADVAQGRELAVHVRALSSLPVLAVMNTHAHFDHLGGNAAFPGCPVVAHAAVPLALERGAPEPEAPLSTEEKVPPDTVFAHRWDLDLGGREVQATHLGRGHTDGDAVLLVPDADVVYAGDLVEQSGPPSFGPDCWPLEWGPTLERLASMLDPVTNVVPGHGDVVDVDFVAQQARDVTQVAEHLRLLVAAHVPEADALSRGPWPFPVEGLAVAVHRGYRHLGAGHAGHPG; from the coding sequence ATGGGCACCGACTGGGTGGAGGTGGGAGACCGCTGCTGGGTGCGCCGGTACTCACCCTGGGACGTCTCGAGCGGCGTGGTCGCCGGGGACGACGGCCTGCTGGTCATCGACACCCGGGCGGACGTCGCGCAGGGCCGCGAGCTGGCGGTGCACGTGCGTGCGCTGTCCTCGCTGCCGGTGCTCGCGGTGATGAACACCCACGCCCACTTCGACCACCTCGGTGGCAACGCGGCGTTCCCGGGCTGCCCGGTGGTGGCGCACGCGGCGGTGCCGCTGGCGCTGGAGCGGGGCGCCCCCGAACCCGAGGCGCCCCTGTCCACGGAGGAGAAGGTGCCTCCGGACACCGTCTTCGCCCACCGGTGGGACCTCGACCTCGGTGGCCGCGAGGTGCAGGCGACCCACCTGGGGCGCGGGCACACCGACGGGGACGCGGTCCTGCTGGTGCCCGACGCCGACGTCGTCTACGCCGGCGACCTGGTGGAGCAGTCCGGCCCGCCGTCGTTCGGCCCGGACTGCTGGCCGCTGGAGTGGGGGCCCACGCTCGAACGGCTCGCGAGCATGCTCGACCCGGTGACCAACGTGGTCCCCGGACACGGCGACGTGGTCGACGTCGACTTCGTCGCCCAGCAGGCCCGTGACGTGACCCAGGTGGCCGAGCACCTGCGCCTGCTGGTGGCCGCCCACGTCCCCGAAGCCGATGCGCTCTCCCGGGGGCCGTGGCCGTTCCCGGTGGAGGGGCTGGCCGTGGCGGTCCACCGCGGCTACCGGCACCTCGGGGCCGGCCACGCCGGCCACCCCGGCTGA